In one Nicotiana tomentosiformis chromosome 6, ASM39032v3, whole genome shotgun sequence genomic region, the following are encoded:
- the LOC138894518 gene encoding uncharacterized protein: MSEFDIVYVTQKAVKGKALPDHLAKNTVDGEYEPLKMYFPDEEVSFVGEDIIEAYDGWRMFFDGAANFKGVGIGAVLELKTGQHYPISAKLKFSCTNNMAEYEACILGLRLAIDMNVQELLVIGYSDLLVHQVLGEWAMKNTKILPYLHCAQELIKRFTKIEFKYVPGIQNEFADALATLSSMIQHPHKNFIDHIPIEIHKLPTYCAHVEEVIDGNPWFHDIKEYLEKGEYLESATHTQKRTLRRLANHFFQSGGILYRRTPDLGLL; the protein is encoded by the coding sequence atgagtgagttcgacatcgtctatgtaactcagaaggcagtcaaagggaAAGCATTGCCGGATCACTTGGCAAAAAATACCGTAGACGGAGAATATGAACCAttaaaaatgtattttcctgaCGAGGAGGTATcgtttgtaggagaagatattaTTGAGGCGtacgatggttggaggatgttctttgacggagcagcaaacttcaagggagtgggtattggagctgTCTTAGAATTAAAAACCGGTCAACACTATCCGATATCCGCAAAACTCAAGTTttcgtgcaccaacaatatggcggaATATGAGGCTTGTATCTTGGGTCTCAGGTTGGCtattgacatgaacgttcaggagttgctggtaatcggATATTCAGATCTGTTGGTgcaccaggttctaggagaatgggctatgaagaacaccaaaatattgccatacttgcACTGTGCACAAGAGCTGATAaaaaggttcacaaagatagaattcaaatatGTTCCAgggattcagaatgagtttgcagatgcattagccacttTGTCTTCTATGATACAACACCCACACAAGAATTTCATTGATCATATCCCAATAGAAATTCATAAGCTACcaacttattgtgctcatgttgaagaagtgattgacggaaatccatggttccacgacatcaaggaatactTGGAAAAGGGAGAATATCTAGAGAGTGCTACCCATACTCAGAAGCgcacgcttcgaagattggccaaccattttTTTCAgagcggaggaattctgtatagaaggactcccgATTTGGGATTGTTGTGA